One part of the Plasmodium yoelii strain 17X genome assembly, chromosome: 13 genome encodes these proteins:
- a CDS encoding protein SOC3, putative — MKNQNDKLDNLKDLAPFYKKDNEKFSENTEDIVYSVKKKFNVIKEKGESTFSKYENTKKNLELLNREQKLNKISLGHQKNEYEDLKSKNEGILNKFENLKHSKYTYQIMLQRIKKEKKMLYFYLNSLERTVKSLKNTEKQHQNIIQKITSENKNLRKSIEDKKMEIIQAKNKNEEILKYMNVNKEHSNILRIRREMINEYKNNKLNNADISLMIQEKRKFKKLLIYYLLYNNYLKLSASSIFENASNIYSTISKMREATGVTDIYDINQKFLDIENKQNLLQKEEALSQKKLEDAIKEYISLNNEIINTFSEDKDIIKEKILYEKEKVSDDIYDLYKLVFASEKELEDINIKLDKIQKFLENQNKYFYSINMEDKIEFNSNEDMLEYIKNLKNVLEKLMMITQKNRENGNISRSYKSLEFLEIINLYKNVDFHKNMCRVNDAQDLENTIKLESKIITKKPHY; from the exons atgaaaaaccaAAACGACAAATTAGATAACCTAAAGGACTTAGCACCATTTTATAAG AAAGACAATGAAAAGTTTAGCGAAAATACAGAAGATATTGTATATTctgtcaaaaaaaaattcaatgttataaaagaaaagggTGAAAGTACATTTAGCAAATATGAAAATACTAAG AAAAATTTGGAGCTTCTAAACCGAGAGCAAAAACTTAACAAAATATCTCTAGGAcatcaaaaaaat gaatatgaGGACCTAAAATCGAAAAATGAAGGAATATTGAACAAATTTGAAAATCTCAAACACTCAAAATATACTTATCAAATAATGCTCCAAAGAATTAAG aaagaaaaaaaaatgttgtatttttatttaaactCTCTAGAGAGAACCGTAaaaagtttaaaaaatacTGAAAAACAGCATCAGAATATTATTCA AAAAATCACatcagaaaataaaaatttgagAAAATCTAttgaagataaaaaaatg GAAATTATTCAAGCCAAAAATAAGAATGAAGAAAtactaaaatatatgaatgtCAACAAAGAACATAGTAATATATTAAGAATAAGAag AGAAATGATTAATGAATACAAAaacaataaattaaataatgcaGACATAAGCTTAATGATacaagaaaaaagaaaattcaaaaaacttttaatttattatttattatacaaTAATTACTTAAAATTAAGTGCCTCGagtatttttgaaaatgCAAGCAACATATATTctacaatatcaaaaatgagAGAAGCAAca ggTGTTACGGATATATACGATATTAATCAGAAGTTTTTAGACattgaaaataaacaaaactTGTTACAAAAAGAAGAGGCATTATCTCAAAAAAAACttgaa GATGCTATTAAAGAATATATATCTCtgaataatgaaataataaatacattttCAGAAGATAAggatataataaaagaaaaaattttatat gAAAAGGAAAAGGTGTCAGATGATATATATGATCTTTATAAACTCGTTTTCGCAAG TGAAAAGGAGCTAGAAGATATTAACATAAAATTGgataaaattcaaaaattCTTAGAAAACCAAAATAAATACTTTTATTCAATAAATATGGAG GATAAAATCGAATTCAATTCTAATGAAGATATGCTGGAATATATCAAAAACCTGAAAAATGTCTTAGAGAAACTTATGATGATAACCcagaaaaat AGAGAGAATGGAAATATTAGCAGATCCTACAAG TCTTTGGAATTTTTGGAAATTATCAACTTGTACAAAAATGTAGATTTTCATAAAAACATGTGCAG AGTTAATGATGCCCAAGATCTAGAAAACACCATAAAACTcg AAtcgaaaataataacaaaaaagcCCCATTACTGA
- a CDS encoding major facilitator superfamily domain-containing protein, putative — protein MKLLRDHDNLFYENEEYEKIRKKTLFKILLSVFIKTLFESFLQPLLPFYILNYYNIEVKELGILLSFYSFSQCIMCLIIGLFSSINKKHLLVFLILFNLVGIYLFYIKLNFTLLVVNRIICGCSSVFVVVVNAIINDLVDTNVCIYYTYINIFNAIGIILGPLLSSFFLTIFNFEIILNFNTLGLISSLLIILTISSELLSQNKYKTPTKLVREYKLNQDNKTNDKLEGEDNANTWFTYKNYNKHDDQDKSVLNKYYKKEDPGSVHNEFLNNKTNYSKTGRKGNIFNYYNDDISDKSYQQFLRRTDYLFISRISLYIKNMFNKIFYASLTYKSKCLLSICLLRFSASFSSNLMNNIFFVFYNDNVSSGNKQVQISLFVSLSGIIMICYQYFSFSFILRKFGYNGTAVIGLIIQSTGVLLTYHSIKYYNLIFQYISICFIHSCSYAYIEPIIPTIISLFFDKKDQLFTQSIVSFFRYLSLTISPIIYSYYYIENQLFPFFISSCMSIVSIFFVFLSFKYYEKMIKSLQN, from the exons ATGAAACTTTTAAGAGATCACGATAACTTGTTttatgaaaatgaagaatatgaaaaaattcgGAAAAAaactttatttaaaatattattgtcCGTTTTTATTAAAACGCTGTTTGAGTCATTTTTACAGCCCTTGTTGCCattctatattttaaattattataacataGAAGTAAAAGAGTTAGGAATTTTATTAagtttttattctttttcaCAATGTATTATGTGTTTGATAATAGGCCTTTTTTCttcaataaataaaaagcatttattagtatttttaattttatttaatttagtgggtatatatttattttacataaaattaaattttaccTTATTAGTAGTAAACAGAATAATATGTGGCTGTAGTTCAGTTTTTGTAGTTGTTGTCAATGCTATAATTAATGATTTAGTTGATACAAacgtatgtatatattatacatatataaatatattcaatgCAATTGGTATAATATTAGGCCCATTGTTATCATCATtctttttaacaatttttaattttgaaattatattaaacttTAATACATTGGGATTAATATCTTCCTTACTTATTATTCTTACAATTTCTAGTGAGTTACTATcccaaaataaatataaaacacCCACCAAATTAGTTCGTGAATACAAGCTAAATCAAGATAACAAAACTAATGATAAATTAGAAGGGGAAGATAATGCTAACACATGGTTTACttacaaaaattataataaacatGATGACCAAGATAAATcagttttaaataaatactaTAAAAAAGAGGATCCCGGATCTGTACATAATGAATTTTTaaacaataaaacaaattattcAAAAACGGGACGTAaaggaaatatttttaattattataatgatgatatatCAGATAAATCTTATCAACAATTTTTAAGACGAACagattatttattcatttcaaGAATTTCgctatatattaaaaatatgtttaataaaattttttatgcatCATTAACTTATAAATCAAAATGCTTACTTTCCATATGTTTACTTCGATTCTCTGcatcattttcatcaaaCCTAAtgaacaatattttttttgttttttacaACGATAATGTTTCATCGG GTAACAAGCAAGTACAAATTAGTCTTTTTGTTTCCTTGAGTggaataataatgatatgcTATCAATATTTTTCCTTCTCATTTATTCTTCGGAAATTTGGATATAATG gAACTGCTGTCATAGGTTTAATCATACAGAGCACAGGAGTATTATTGACATATCACAGtataaaatactataatttaatttttcaatatattagtatttgttttattcatTCATGTTCTTATGCTTACATAGAGCCAATTATCCCAACAATAATTTCtctattttttgataaaaaggATCAACTATTTACACAAAGTATAGTATCATTTTTTCGATATCTATCTTTAACCATATcacctattatatatagttattattatatagaaaaccaattatttcctttttttatttcttcatgTATGTCTATtgtatctattttttttgttttcctttcatttaaatattacGAAAAGATGATTAAATCCTTGCAGAATTAA
- a CDS encoding cytoplasmic tRNA 2-thiolation protein 2, putative produces MNTKNMENKSDDNNGEKVNLSVCYKCKKKNASVSTREKSCKDCFLLLVEYTFKNTLREKCLFKSKPGFCNQKEKGKNEQMKKNNNTNSSSNNNEKKKYEDKTEIMKNKDIDEISPQKNVSDMLNEAKKYSKNDNTFESQKNKKKTTIAFSGEICSSILLYLFIKYLQSAKNKKNDVLLMNEHAIFSEIIFVDIFDDEKYILKLIKIIEEIFELAGKNNEKNSVEKDEGENTSQKDDISPIEHKDQITFNKGVFKKKINKIYFTVLKSNYFIKEKYQGKFLQSYDIVKTEKNYYLNYINEIIIYNNILKYCKDEKINYVLWGNNANNISNKSFLYTIIGNGINIPLCTSYIDNRYEPIIFIKPLKDLLDKEIYIYSFYKDIKYAYNKIFDGNILYSTINNLLSNLDSKNNTTSIINNTCNNLVNLMDYTRKKYHNISHYHKNDYDKIEKRDDKNINWDSNDVENNTNEKENTLNCVETKSSNNNIYENLNNYNKNSLCYICSGNKETSEEKNFINKMNKIQTKYIIKMKCTDNICSTCLSIFSSNESFFNLFDSLI; encoded by the coding sequence atgAATAccaaaaatatggaaaacaAATCAGACGACAATAATGGGGAAAAAGTAAATTTATCAGTCTGctataaatgtaaaaaaaaaaatgcttcAGTTTCTACGAGGGAAAAATCATGTAAAGACTgctttttattattagtagaatatacatttaaaaaTACTTTAAGAGAAAAATGTTTGTTTAAAAGCAAACCAGGCTTTTGTAACCAAAAAGAAAAAGGGAAGAATGagcaaatgaaaaaaaataataacactAATAGTAGTAGCAATAATAAtgagaaaaagaaatatgaAGACAAAAcagaaattatgaaaaataaggACATTGATGAAATTTCCCCCCAAAAAAACGTGTCAGATATGTTAAATGAAGCAAAGAAATATAGTAAAAATGATAACACATTTGAAAGtcagaaaaacaaaaaaaaaactacaATAGCATTTTCTGGAGAAATCTGCTCCTCTAtccttttatatttatttataaaatatttgcaAAGTgctaaaaataagaaaaatgaTGTGCTATTAATGAATGAGCATGCAATATTTAgtgaaataatttttgtagACATTTTTGatgatgaaaaatatattttgaagtTGATTAAAATTATTGAAGAAATATTTGAACTTGCAGGgaaaaataacgaaaaaaatTCTGTGGAAAAAGATGAGGGAGAAAATACCTCACAAAAAGATGATATATCTCCTATAGAACATAAGGACCAAATTACTTTTAATAAGggtgtttttaaaaaaaaaattaacaaaatatattttacagtGCTAAAAagtaattattttataaaagaaaaatatcaAGGTAAATTTTTGCAAAGTTATGATATAGTAAAAACAGaaaagaattattatttaaattatataaatgagataattatatataacaacatattaaaatattgtaaaGACGAAAAGATTAATTATGTACTTTGGGGAAATAAtgcaaataatatttcaaataaatcttttttatatacaattattGGTAATGGTATTAATATACCGTTATGTACGAGTTATATTGACAATAGGTATGAGcctataatatttattaagcCTTTAAAAGACTTATtagataaagaaatatatatttatagctTTTACAAAGATATTAAATATgcttataataaaatattcgatggaaatatattatacagtactattaataatttactaTCAAATTTagattcaaaaaataatacaacgtctattattaataatacatGTAATAATTTAGTTAATTTAATGGATTACACACGTAAAAAATATCACAATATATCAcattatcataaaaatgattatgataaaattgaaaaacgGGATgacaaaaatattaattggGATAGCAATGATgtagaaaataatacaaatgaaaaagaaaacacTTTAAATTGTGTTGAAACAAAATcatcaaataataatatttatgaaaatttaaataattataataaaaattctttatgttatatttgtTCTGGTAATAAAGAAACATCAGAAGAAaagaattttataaataaaatgaacaaaattcagacaaaatatattataaaaatgaaatgcACAGATAATATATGCTCTACTTGTTTGAGTATATTTTCATCTAATGAaagtttttttaatttgtttgattctcttatataa
- a CDS encoding 60S ribosomal protein L1, putative: MSKLNQDLLKKAISDVFEGTKQKKRKFVETIELQIGLKDYDTQRDKRFSGTVKLSNEVRKKLKVCILGDAVHSEEAQKLKLDYMDIEAMKKLNKDKTLVKKLAKKYDAFLASQVILPQIPKLLGPGLNKAGKFPSLITHNDKINDKILELRSSIKFQLKKVLCMGVPVGHANLKEEELRSNIVHAINFLVSLLKKNWQNIRTLHIKSTMGKPQRIYG, encoded by the exons ATGAg CAAGCTAAATCaagatttattaaaaaaagccATTAGCGATGTGTTCGAAGGAACAAAAcagaaaaagagaaaatttGTTGAAACAATAGAATTACAAATTGGTTTAAAGGATTATGATACACAAAGAGATAAACGTTTTTCAGGTACTGTAAAATTATCAAATGAAGTTAGAAAGAAATTAAAAGTCTGTATATTAGGAGATGCTGTACATTCTGAAGAGgcacaaaaattaaaattagaTTATATGGATATTGAAgctatgaaaaaattaaataaagataaaacaTTGGTTAAGAAACTtgctaaaaaatatgatgcatttttaGCAAGTCAGGTCATATTGCCTCAAATTCCAAAATTATTAGGTCCAGGTTTAAATAAAGCAGGAAAGTTTCCTTCTTTAATTACtcataatgataaaataaatgataaaattttaGAATTAAGATCATCCATTAAATTCCAATTGAAAAAAGTTTTATGTATGGGAGTACCAGTTGGTCACGCTAATTTAAAGGAAGAAGAATTAAGATCAAACATAGTCCATGCCATCAATTTTTTAGTTTcgcttttaaaaaaaaactggCAAAATATTAGAACATTACATATTAAAAGTACTATGGGAAAACCACAAAGAATCTATGGTTAA